A stretch of the Dechloromonas sp. TW-R-39-2 genome encodes the following:
- the ptsP gene encoding phosphoenolpyruvate--protein phosphotransferase, with the protein MSFTLHGLGVSSGIAIGRAMLMSHATLEVSHLTIAPRMVDKEIARFEAAMKAVKGELELMKETTEHAPAELAAFIDIHTMFLEDPELVDKPREIIRERRCNAEWALVQQMEHLVGQFEQFDDPYLRERKFDVVQVVERVIKELLGHPGRAVMKTAKGVKEEQLIVVAHDLSPADVIAFKDHRFSSFITDVGGSTSHTAILARSMAIPSIVGLETARSLIRDGEQIIVDGTRGVVIVNPDPRVLEEYQLRKNQIELERSKLKRLKTARSQTIDAVDVQLFANIELPGDVPIALEAGAEGVGLFRTEFLFLDRGDMPDEREQYEAYKKVVKGMAGRPVTIRTFDLGNDKDLRPGNNTNDRVHTNPALGRRAIRLSLAEPRMFQIQLRAILRASKYGPIKLLIPMLAHAHEIDQTLAALEQAKSSLRGEKVAFDENIQVGGMIEIPAAALAVGLFLRRLDFLSIGTNDLIQYTLAIDRSDEQVANLYDPLHPAVLMLLAHTLSMAEKVNIPVSVCGEVAGDPQFTRLLLGMGLRIFSMHPSQILEVKNRVLKADVSELAPTVRRMLRLDEPGKLREALDKLNA; encoded by the coding sequence ATGAGCTTCACCCTGCACGGTCTCGGTGTCTCCAGCGGCATCGCCATCGGGCGGGCCATGCTGATGTCGCATGCGACGCTCGAAGTGTCGCACCTGACCATTGCCCCGCGCATGGTCGACAAGGAAATCGCCCGTTTCGAGGCAGCCATGAAGGCCGTCAAGGGCGAACTCGAACTGATGAAGGAAACGACCGAGCACGCCCCGGCCGAGCTTGCCGCCTTCATCGACATCCACACCATGTTCCTTGAAGACCCGGAACTGGTCGACAAGCCGCGCGAGATCATCCGCGAGCGGCGCTGCAACGCCGAATGGGCGCTGGTCCAGCAGATGGAGCACCTGGTCGGGCAATTCGAGCAATTCGACGATCCCTACCTGCGCGAACGCAAGTTCGACGTCGTCCAGGTCGTCGAGCGCGTCATCAAGGAACTGCTTGGCCACCCCGGCCGGGCGGTGATGAAAACGGCCAAGGGCGTCAAGGAAGAGCAACTGATCGTCGTTGCCCACGATCTCTCACCGGCCGACGTCATCGCCTTCAAGGATCACCGCTTCTCCTCCTTCATCACCGATGTCGGCGGCTCGACTTCGCATACGGCAATTCTCGCCCGCAGCATGGCGATTCCGTCGATTGTCGGCCTTGAAACGGCGCGTTCGCTGATCCGCGATGGCGAGCAGATCATCGTCGATGGCACGCGCGGCGTCGTCATCGTCAATCCGGACCCGCGCGTGCTGGAGGAATACCAGCTCCGCAAGAACCAGATCGAGCTGGAACGCTCCAAGCTCAAGCGCCTGAAGACGGCCAGGTCGCAGACGATTGACGCGGTCGACGTGCAACTTTTTGCCAATATCGAATTGCCCGGCGATGTGCCGATTGCGCTGGAGGCTGGTGCCGAAGGGGTCGGCCTGTTCCGTACCGAATTCCTCTTCCTCGACCGCGGCGACATGCCCGACGAGCGCGAGCAATACGAAGCCTACAAAAAAGTGGTCAAGGGCATGGCCGGCCGACCAGTCACCATCCGCACCTTCGACCTCGGCAACGACAAGGATCTGCGCCCCGGCAACAACACCAACGATCGCGTTCACACCAACCCGGCCCTCGGCCGGCGCGCCATCCGCCTGTCGCTGGCCGAGCCGCGCATGTTCCAGATCCAGCTGCGTGCCATCCTGCGTGCCTCGAAATACGGCCCGATCAAACTGCTCATCCCGATGCTGGCGCACGCCCATGAAATCGACCAGACGCTGGCCGCGCTGGAGCAGGCCAAATCCAGCCTGCGTGGCGAAAAGGTCGCTTTCGACGAAAACATCCAGGTTGGCGGGATGATCGAGATTCCTGCCGCCGCATTGGCCGTCGGCCTGTTCCTGCGCCGCCTCGACTTCCTGTCGATCGGCACCAACGACCTGATCCAGTACACACTGGCCATCGACCGTTCCGATGAACAGGTCGCCAATCTTTACGACCCGCTGCATCCTGCCGTACTGATGCTCCTGGCCCACACGCTGTCGATGGCGGAAAAGGTCAACATTCCGGTCTCCGTTTGCGGTGAAGTCGCCGGTGATCCGCAATTCACCCGCCTGCTGCTCGGCATGGGCCTGCGCATTTTCTCGATGCACCCATCGCAGATTCTTGAAGTGAAGAATCGCGTACTCAAAGCCGATGTCAGCGAACTCGCCCCCACGGTCCGCCGGATGCTGCG